AAGTCCTCGGGGAAGTAGTCGAGCAGACAGTTGGGGGCGCTGCCGGGAGCGCGCCCGTCGATATGCCGCGAGTAGTTCTCGATGCCCGCGCAGGTGCCGATCTGGCGCATCATCTCGATGTCGTAGCCGGTGCGCATCTGCAGCCGCTGTGCCTCGAGGAGCTTGTTCTGCGACTCCAGCTCTTTGAGCCGCACCTCCAACTCGGCCTCGATGCCGGCTATCGCCCGCTCCATCCGCTCCGGCCCGGCAACATAGTGCGATGCCGGGAAGACGTACATCTCGTCGTCGGTGCTGAGCAGCTCACCGGTGGTCGGGTGCATCGTCGACAGCGCATCGATCTCGTCGCCGAACAGCTCGACACGCACGGCATTGGATTCGTACATCGGGAAGATCTCCAGCGTGTCGCCGCGCACCCGGAACGTGCCACGAGTGCCCGCGAGGTCGTTGCGCACGTACTGCATCTCGACCAGCTTGTGCAGCAGCGAGGTCCGGTCGATCTCGTCGCCGACATGCAGGCTGAGCATCGAATCGACGTACTCCTGCGGGGTACCCAGGCCATAGATGGCCGAAACGGTCGCCACCACGATGACGTCGCGCCTGGTCAACAGGGAGTTCGTCGCCGAATAGCGGAGCCGCTCGACCTCCTCGTTGAGGCTGGAGTCCTTCTCGATGAAGGTATCGGTCTGCGGCACGTACGCCTCGGGCTGGTAGTAGTCGTAGTAGCTGACGAAGTACTCCACCGCATTCTCGGGAAAGAACTGCCGCAGCTCTGCCGTGTACTGCGCGGCCAGCGTCTTGTTGGGCTGCATCACCAACATCGGACGCTGCAGCCGCTCGGCGAGCCAGGCGATGGTCGCGGTCTTCCCGGTGCCGGTCGCACCGAGCAGGATGACATCGTTCTCGCCGGCCTTGAGCCGGCGTTCGAGCTCGTCTATCGCGGCCGGCTGGTCGCCGGCCGGCTGAAACTCGGAGTGCACCTTGAACGGTGCCAGCCGACGGGTGATCTCTTCTACCGGACGCATACCCTCAAGGCTAGGCGGCGGTACTGACGTTTTCGCTGCTGTCGGCTCCCGGGGGATCAGCTGATGGCGATCAGCCTCTGGTGATGGCGCGCAGCTCGGCCGCGATGTTGGCCTCCGCTCGGGCCTGCCACAGCGCCCGCGCCCGTGGTGTGGCATAGATCACGCCACGGCGCTGCAGCCCTCGCAAGTGCCACAAGCGGATCAATCGCCACTGGTCGTCGGGCACGCCCGCGTTCTCCCGGCGCAGATCGGCCACGGACTCACGGTAACGCTCGGCGCGCGCCCCGAAGATCGCCAGATCCGCGTCCGAGACCCGCTGAGCGGCCGAATCGCTCGGCCATGGCCGGTGGTGCTCGGTCACCCGGACCAGCCGCGCCACCTCATCGACCACGCCCGCGCGCTCGCCTTCCTCGCCGAGCAGTTGCCGGGCCAGCCGCGCCGATGACCGCTCGTCACTGCCCCGCCGCCCCTGATAGACGGCATCGTGGAACCACAGCGCCAGTTCCTCGACATCACCGCCGTCCAGCCGATCCAAGGCTTGCAGGCACTCGGCCAGATGGCGCGGATCGTGGTAGCAGCGATGCGGCTCCTGCCAGCGGATCAGCAGCTCGGCACCCAGACCGTGCAATCGTGGAAAGCGCCGATTCCAGCGCATCACCAACTCGTCCACTCAGACCACCCGCGCTCAGATCACCTGGAGAGCCCAGCGGCTCAGACCGCCCAATCCCGCAGCGACCAGCAGGCTGACAAAAGTGCCGATGATGAAACGTTCGGACGCGACCTTGCTGCCGGTCTTCAGCTCGGGATAGCGTCCGATGCCCTTGAGCGCCAGCGCGATCGCGATGCCTTCGGGGAAGCCGGTCAGCACCGTGGCGAAGACCGCCGTCCGCTCGACACGACCGATCCACTCCCCTCCCCGCAAGACCGCGGTCTCGGCGGCCGGGCTCAGCCTCCCGAAGACCCAGGTCACCGCGACGCCACCCCACCAGACCGCGGTCGCGCCCGCGACAAGCACGATCGCGGCCTGAATGATCGCCAGCACGGCCGCGTTCATTGTGACCACGCCATTGCCGCCGCCAGAGTGATCGTGGCCAGGCCGGCAAGACGATTGAGTTCGTCATGTCCGGCCGCGGTCAGACGCTGCGAGACCGCGGCCTGCGTGATGCCCAGTTGCTGCGCCACGACACGCTGCGTGCTCCCCCGCTCGATCAAATCGACCACCTCCCAGCCCTCGGCCGTGCGTCGCCCGGCCAGCGCCCGCAGCGCAATCAGCGCCGATTCGGCATACCAGGCTGCCTTCTGGAAACCACCATAAGTGGCCACGCCGACATTTCCGCGGCCTTGGTCGGGAAGGGCGCTCAGCAGCCGCAGCGACTGGGTGGCTCGCCGGGCTTCGATGGCCTCTCGTGCCACTAGGTAGGCCGGGCCCCGCGCCTGCCGGGTGGAGGCAGGCAGGGGTTCGTCGATCGCTCCGATGCCGATACCGATCCGCCAACCGCCCATCCGGGTCAGGCGGAGCACGACATCGACCACGGCCTGCGGCGCAGCACACACTCCCTGCACCTCGTCACCGGCGGTGCGCTCGAACTGGAAGACCAGCCCGTCGACACCGGCCAGCTCGGCCAACGCGTCGGGCACCAGATCAGGCCGCCGGCGGGAGGCGTGCTGGTCGACATTGATCACCGCCACCGGATGCCCGCCATGTTTCGTCATGACACTAGTTTAG
The Brooklawnia propionicigenes DNA segment above includes these coding regions:
- a CDS encoding HD domain-containing protein, which gives rise to MDELVMRWNRRFPRLHGLGAELLIRWQEPHRCYHDPRHLAECLQALDRLDGGDVEELALWFHDAVYQGRRGSDERSSARLARQLLGEEGERAGVVDEVARLVRVTEHHRPWPSDSAAQRVSDADLAIFGARAERYRESVADLRRENAGVPDDQWRLIRLWHLRGLQRRGVIYATPRARALWQARAEANIAAELRAITRG